In Dermochelys coriacea isolate rDerCor1 chromosome 10, rDerCor1.pri.v4, whole genome shotgun sequence, one DNA window encodes the following:
- the LOC119862729 gene encoding LOW QUALITY PROTEIN: melanin-concentrating hormone receptor 1-like (The sequence of the model RefSeq protein was modified relative to this genomic sequence to represent the inferred CDS: inserted 2 bases in 1 codon), protein MDFKTNPTESLNGCTANITKAVQNFSLPGEPSTVSYADFIMPTLFGIIGNSLVICTVFKKSSPRSSVLDIFIISLSMVDLLFLPGMPFLIHQLLGNRAWYFGETTCTIITALNANSQFTSTYILTAMCIDRYLASMYSFTSTHFRKPRVAILVICMFWALSFLSITPVWMYARLIPLPGGLLGYGIQLPDPQNNIYWYTLYQFFLIFTIPFTLITVAYRRILLRMARFSEALTGQRCTRTCTKKVTXVAIAICLAFFICWAPYHVLQLVQLAMRHPTLPFYYAYNVAISLGYANSCLNPFIYILLGQTFHRRLVVSIRPTVAGEEASQNGGNSAQGDPSESGQPLLHLVSVSGR, encoded by the exons atggattttaaaacaaatcctaCAGAGAGCTTGAATGGCTGCACTGCTAACATCACCAAGGCTGTGCAAAACTTTTCCCTGCCTG GTGAGCCCAGCACTGTAAGCTATGCTGACTTCATCATGCCTACCCTGTTTGGCATCATCGGTAACAGCCTGGTGATCTGCACAGTCTTTAAGAAATCCAGCCCCAGAAGCAGTGTCCTAGATATCTTCATCATCAGCCTCTCCATGGTGGATCTGCTCTTCCTCCCGGGCATGCCCTTCCTCATTCATCAGCTGCTGGGCAACAGAGCCTGGTACTTTGGGGAAACCACGTGCACCATTATCACTGCTCTGAATGCCAACAGCCAATTCACTAGCACCTACATCCTCACTGCCATGTGCATTGACCGCTACCTGGCCAGCATGTACTCTTTCACCTCCACTCACTTCAGGAAGCCACGTGTGGCCATCCTAGTGATCTGCATGTTCTGGGCCCTCTCCTTCCTCAGCATCACCCCAGTGTGGATGTATGCCCGGCTCATCCCTCTGCCTGGGGGGCTGCTGGGCTATGGGATTCAGCTGCCAGACCCGCAGAATAACATCTACTGGTATACTCTCTATCAGTTCTTCCTCATCTTCACCATCCCCTTTACCCTCATCACTGTGGCCTACAGGAGGATCCTGCTCAGGATGGCCAGGTTCTCAGAGGCACTCACTGGCCAGAGGTGCACCAGGACCTGCACCAAAAAAGTAAC CGTGGCCATTGCCATCTGCCTGGCCTTCTTCATCTGCTGGGCGCCTTACCATGTGCTACAGCTGGTGCAGCTAGCCATGcgccaccccaccctgcccttcTACTATGCCTACAATGTGGCCATCAGCCTGGGCTATGCCAATAGCTGCCTCAACCCCTTCATCTACATCCTGCTAGGGCAAACCTTCCACAGGAGGCTGGTGGTTTCCATCAGGCCGACTGTTGCAGGGGAAGAGGCTTCCCAGAATGGGGGCAACAGCGCACAGGGGGACCCAAGTGAGTCAGGACAGCCACTGCTGCACCTGGTGTCTGTCTCTGGCAGGTAA